The Streptomyces sp. NBC_00670 genome window below encodes:
- the dapE gene encoding succinyl-diaminopimelate desuccinylase, which yields MHDTPLDLTQDAARLTARLVDLPSESGTEKPLADAVEAALRALPHLTVDRHGNNVVARTELGRSERVVLAGHIDTVPLADNVPSRLDEDGVLWGCGTCDMKSGVAVQLRIAATVPDPNRDLTFVFYDNEEVAAHLNGLRHVAEAHPDWLRGDFAVLLEPSDGEVEGGCQGTLRVLLKTSGERAHSARSWMGSNAIHAAAPILARLATYEPRYPVIDGLEYREGLNAVGISGGVAGNVIPDACVVTVNFRYAPDRSEEEALTHVREVFADCGVEEFVVDDHSPGALPGLSHPAAAAFIEAVGGTPQPKYGWTDVSRFSALGIPAVNYGPGNPHLAHKRDERVDTAKILAAEERLRAWLTA from the coding sequence ATGCACGACACCCCGCTCGACCTCACGCAGGACGCCGCGCGGCTCACCGCGCGACTCGTCGACCTCCCCTCCGAGAGCGGCACCGAGAAGCCGCTCGCCGACGCGGTCGAGGCCGCGCTGCGCGCCCTGCCGCACCTCACCGTCGACCGCCACGGCAACAACGTCGTGGCCCGGACGGAACTGGGCCGCTCCGAGCGTGTCGTCCTCGCGGGCCACATCGACACCGTCCCCCTCGCCGACAACGTCCCCTCGCGACTGGACGAGGACGGCGTGCTGTGGGGCTGCGGCACCTGCGACATGAAGTCGGGCGTGGCGGTCCAGCTGCGCATCGCCGCGACCGTCCCGGACCCCAATCGCGATCTGACCTTCGTTTTTTACGACAACGAGGAGGTCGCCGCCCACCTCAACGGTCTGCGGCACGTGGCCGAGGCGCACCCCGACTGGCTGCGCGGCGACTTCGCCGTACTGCTGGAGCCCTCCGACGGCGAGGTCGAGGGCGGCTGTCAGGGCACCCTGCGGGTGCTGCTGAAGACCTCCGGCGAGCGCGCCCACTCCGCGCGCAGTTGGATGGGCTCCAACGCCATCCATGCCGCCGCCCCGATCCTGGCCCGGCTCGCCACCTACGAGCCCCGCTACCCGGTGATCGACGGCCTGGAGTACCGCGAGGGCCTCAACGCCGTCGGGATCTCCGGCGGCGTCGCCGGCAACGTCATCCCGGACGCGTGCGTGGTCACCGTCAACTTCCGCTACGCGCCCGACCGCAGCGAGGAGGAGGCACTCACGCACGTGCGGGAGGTCTTCGCGGACTGCGGGGTCGAGGAGTTCGTCGTGGACGACCACAGCCCCGGCGCGCTGCCCGGCCTCTCGCACCCGGCCGCGGCCGCCTTCATCGAGGCCGTCGGCGGCACCCCGCAACCCAAGTACGGCTGGACGGACGTCTCCCGCTTCAGCGCGCTCGGCATCCCCGCGGTCAACTACGGCCCCGGCAACCCGCACTTGGCCCACAAGCGCGACGAACGCGTGGACACGGCGAAGATCCTGGCCGCCGAGGAGCGCCTGCGCGCCTGGCTGACGGCATGA